In Pyrus communis chromosome 15, drPyrComm1.1, whole genome shotgun sequence, the genomic stretch AATTTTGGAAACACAATAGATTCCTTCAGGGGTGGAGATTAGATTACGGCACTTTGGTTCTTGAATACATACCAGAATTTCTTCCAAGATTTTTACATCAGAAGCATTCACTCACATGAACTTAAAAGCATAAATCGAAACTCGGACAGATTTCCCCCATTTTAACTTTTGAACACAGTCCTCGGCATCAAAAGTGTCAGAACAAAATTATACACAATGCTCGGCAACAAATTCTCAGACTCAAGTTCAAAAAGGATGTGATCGGAGACACCAACATGCAGAGGTGCGTCGTGTGAGTGCTCGTTAACTGTTGGTTGCCGAAAAATCTCCCTCGGCATTTATGCGAAAACCTGCGCACCGTATGCTCTCTATGTGCTAAATGGGACCCCTCTCACAAGCCCTTGTCTAGTACTCTCTGCAAATTTAGATCATGTATTAGGTCAGCATACTTGTTTTTTCTTCGGCATCTGCAAACTAGCTCCCTATTCACTCATGACTCATGCTGCAACAATATccataaaaatgttattttatggAAAACTTCTTTTGTGTTTAATCTTTATAGTTATCTTCAAAACTTTAACTTTACTATTCCAATTTATTCTTAAGAAAATTATTCCAATCTATTTTCAGAAGTGGTTGACAATGAAAGCTGAAGTTCCTgataatataaattttaaaatagtcAATCATGATTAGCCCTCTCTATACAATAATTTTTCGTGTGTGCTCAAAGTATGTTACAAATATGGCTCGGAAAGATTTAGGTAAAACTATTAATTATCGAGTGATGTTATCCTATCAGTGATAGATTTTTTTCATAGGTTGCCCAACCTTACACCGTCAGATcgctctctcattttctctctcttgtcAGCTAATTTCGTAAATGGCCTAACATAAACTAGTATATTTTACTCCATATCTTTCTGTTCTTTACTTTCTTCTCCTACCTTCTATTTTGAGGTGTCTATGTGAGAGCGAAAGATTTATCCTCTTTCTCCCTTACCATACAGCTATATAGCTGGCCTGCTAGGTTTCACAAAATAGAACAGGAAAGGGGcaagaattttttattatttttgcatAGTTAAATATGGGGAGAGTGAAGCTTCAGATCAAAAGGATTGAGAATACGACCAATAGGCAAGTCACTTTCTCAAAAAGAAGAAACGGGCTTATCAAGAAAGCCTATGAACTCTCTGTTCTGTGCGATGTTGATGTTGCTCTCATCATGTTTTCTTCATCTGGGAGACTTAGTCTCTTCTCTGGAAATAAAAGGTAGTGATATTGTTATTCTTTTTGTTCAAGGAATATTGttattctttttgttcttttgtttaatTAGCAGTCAGATTAATCTGTAAATGCTAATATATATCAAGGAatatttgttcttttgttttttcgttTGATGGTACTGAAGCATTGAAGAGACTCTGGCACGGTATATTAATCTTCCCGCCAATCAGCGAGGACGGTAAGCAGATATTGACCATCAGATTATGGTTATGATCACATTCGATCGGAGCGTGTAATATTTCTTGTGTTCCTTTTGATGCATGGTTTTTCATTTACCCTTCTGGTACGATGCCTTGATCTCCGTTTGGATCAACTTATGCAATTATAAAGTCAGCATAATCAAGAGGTAAATAAGCAGCACTCATAAGTTACATCCTTCCAAGAATTATAtgtaaatttgtttatttatttgtatatatatgttttcaattaGGGAAGTAATTTCACATACTCTTTTTGTCCTCATGCACACTCCTGTTTATTTCTAGCATTTGAGttgaataaagaaaaagaaaatcaatgaacaaaaacaaacatgGATGcgcaaaaagagaaaatgaaaaattaatttcctttcatCTATTAATATCTTTATCTCTTTCAGATTTTTATTGAAGTGATGGTTAAATATGCAGTTTCTCCAAAGCGTTCTTGGTAAATTGTGGAGGGAAGCTGATCAAACCTATCAAGCAACCAGGTCTTGGTTCCCTACTTGTCTATGTTCTTCACCCTGCTTAGTTAAATTTCTAATGTAATCTTTTACCAAAATTCCTGGTCAAATTTAGCTAGTCAATTTATTTGGTGAACAAACGTTGGTGAGTATAGCAGTAGTACTCTATTGTACTGACCGTATTGTGATTGTTGCTATGATTTCATGTAATCGATGGATGCAGTCCGATGAGTGGTACTGATTCGGATCAACTGGAGGTACTTTATGAACATATTCAAGCACAAACAAGTCGATTGACACGGCTTCATATTTAAATCCCTATTTCTGAATTAATTACAGGAGATTCAACAAGACATCGTATGCtgcaaatcacaattggaagaaatggGAAATCGACTAAGGTGCTGCTATATttacaaaaccctaaaccctatagCGCGCATGTCTCCGATCACCGACAAATTACTATAATTAGCAAGCATCCTATGTATGCATTCCTCTTATATATGAAGTGTCGATAGCAGGATCTTTGAAGCAGAGGATCTCTCTGAAATCAGGACATTGCATGACGCTGAGTACCGGGAACAGATCCTTGAGGAAACTCTAAAACGTTTGCGCGTGCGCAAGGTATGTTATATACTGAATACAGTACTTTGCCGGTATGCTCCTAGCTGCAACTACACCTGTTACTACGCATGTCGTTTATATTAATTTCAGCTGAAATTTATAACTTATGACATTAATTCATGGCAAAACATGTACAGCAAGTTCTGGAGGAGTATGATTCTTCTGCTACAATACTACAGGTCTGTTAAAGTAGCATTTTTGTGTGTACTTTATCTTTATAGTAAACATTTTTCGTCCTAACTGTATATGGAGAAACCTTTATAAGCATATCGCGGACATAGCTAGCCACATGATGTTATCCTTACAGGTGGTATAACATTTGTGGATGACAGAGTTTGATGTCTCACTTCTAGATTATATTATGCtaacacatatattataatgtGCATGAAGTAATAACATCACATAATGTTGGTCGTCGAAAAATTAATAACTCGTCATAAGAGCATATACTTCAAGCATGCATGCCAACAAGGAAATAACATAAAGTATTCTTTATTTAATATGTTGAACCGTGTATATACGTTTGCAGCTACCTACAGCTACAACAAATATACATGAACTTGTTACAGGAAGTCCACACAATATTCTAGTTGATTGGCTTCTACAAGGAGATCCACAAGTTCAGATTGTAAACTTTTTGAATTCAAATGGCTCTCTTCCCCTAAGGTGattataaattatattatatatactggCCAAACATGCATATATACAGAGAGCGCCCCTTAAAGAAACAGATGCcttgtttttcaaaaaaaaaaaagaggaggctccggggggggggggaatagTTGAGGGCACCACACCACATCAGACTTCACTGGTCAAATTGTTTATCGTTCAATGaacctcatagatcatctttgcaaaatattagccaattTAGAAATATTTGAGGCATATAATTGAGTTCATTTGACGAACATTATGctaataaatattgaaatttcatcgaaACAACTATAATGGGGCAAAtctggattgaattgaattttttgaaGCATGATCTATAAATCAAAACTTATAAAATAGACGATTCAAATCATTGAAGTTTGAAGTAGAGTGAGTCCCAcaattaatcttttttttttttttctttttgcaaaaaCTAAAATCGCTTCCTTTAAAGAACCTGAATATAtatgcatacacacacatattaaTCTATATATCATTACAGTTATATATAGGTTAATGAAAAACTTATTAGTTTCGTTTAGTTAAATCAATGATTTTTTCCGCTTCGTGAGGATTAGAGATCAGCCAGCTGAAAGTAGATTTGACGCCATAGCTTCCCAATCAGCACTTGTTAGCGGACAAAATAGGAGTGTTGATGAGCATCGCAGCACAGGAAAGGGTTTGGAGGATGACAATAATGGTTTGCAGCGTCAAGAATTAGGACAAGTTATTGATGTCAACTTTTCCGCGTGGAAGGATTTCTATCCGACAGGTATTTCTCTTTTGCATGTTCTGATAATTATAtccttagaaaaaaaaatacatatattattTCTCTACAGTTCATGCAGCTAAACAATGACCAAGTCATGGTGCAAggaattgaaataattaaaaaataaataaatttattgacAGAAAATGAACACTTTCCTGCAGCTTCTTCAAGTGGACGAGGACTCTATATGTCATCACAGTTCAATCCACCACCAAGCATCTTGCACCCCAATCAAGATCAAAACCAACTTTGacattttgtatatatattgtgGTTACAACTCGCATGATTTTACTGCCTTTCCTTCGAGTCTTATTACCATGTTGAAAGTCAATACAGAACTGTAAGAATCCGTAATGAACTTTTCCCTTGTTGCTATCATGCTATATAGTATATGCATGCATGGCGTTTTACATAGTAAAAAAAGTTACTcttatcatatttttcataccacatttgtatcatctttatAATAGAGTTTCAACTCACATGTGTTGATAGGCCATTCCTCTATTaaagagatgatacaaatatgatgtgaaaaatgtggTAAGTGTATTGGAAGTTAAGGTGAGGAGAAGGATAAGTATTATGTGCCTCTAGGAAACTAAGTGGGTTGGTCTTAAGGCAAAAGATTTCGAAAACACAATTTTAAGCTTTGGCATTCGGGAATAAACAGATCGAGAAGCAATGTTGGCATCATCGTGGAGACTCTAACAAAAGATGTACATGTTAAGAGGGCTGGGGATAAAATTATAGCAATCAAAATTATGGTAGGACAAGAACTCGTCAATGTGGTTAGTGTGTATGCACCTCAAGTTAGGTTAGATGAGACTCTAAAGGTGAAATTTTGGGAAGATCTTTGAGTATTGGTTCAAGGAATCTCTCACACAAAGAAGCTACTCACAATAAGAGATTTAAATAGACATGTAGGCAAGGAGACAGGCAATTACAGAAGGTTTCATGGTGGTCATGATTTTGGACAAAGAAACGAGGAGGGGAAAGACATTTTGAATTTTGCAATGGCCTATGATCTCTTTCTAGACAAGACCTCAtttaagaagagagaagagcaTGTGATCACCTACAAGAGTATGTCATCGTAACATAGATAGATTTCTTTTTAATGAGGAAAGGGGTCATATAACTAGTAAGGATTGCAAAGTTATACCGGGAGAGAGTTTGGCTAACCAACATCGCATATTGGTGGTAAATGTACGTATTAAAAGAGATAGAAGAAGGAACAAACCCCTTAAATATCGAAGAACTAGATATTGGAATCTAAAAGGAGAAATACAAGTCACTTTCAACGAGAAAGTACTCACCCAATACATTTGCGATACAAAGGGGAATGCTAGTCAAATGTGAGATTTCATGGCTAACTGTATATGAAATGTTGCAAAAGGGGTATTGGGAAAGTCCAGGGGTTTTGGTCCACATCAAAATAAATCTTGGTGGTGAAATAAGGATGTAATTGAAAAGGTAGGCTAAGAAGGAATGTTGGAAGACCTTATACAAGGATAAAAGCACCATTCTAAAAATTGGCCTAAGAGCTAGAATTCAGTTTGCCAATGCGATTATATCCAAAACGTTAGGAAAAATCAGTGAGTTGTTAGACGCCAGCCTAGGTGCTCCTAGGCGACCTAGACGGCTGCCTAAGCGCTCCTAGGTGGAGTGCAAGATTTTCTAGGAAGaaaatccaaataaaacccaaaatcGCAAAAACTCTCTCACTCAAATTTTTCTTAATAATCAGTTTTATCTTTTCTCCCACCTTCAGAAAACTAAAGCTAGGGCTCTTTCCCCTTTTTAGGAACGATAATATTCGATGTAAAGTAGAAGTAACCGCAAATGAGAAAATTGGTTAA encodes the following:
- the LOC137718823 gene encoding agamous-like MADS-box protein AGL66 — its product is MGRVKLQIKRIENTTNRQVTFSKRRNGLIKKAYELSVLCDVDVALIMFSSSGRLSLFSGNKSIEETLARYINLPANQRGRQHNQEFLQSVLGKLWREADQTYQATSPMSGTDSDQLEEIQQDIVCCKSQLEEMGNRLRIFEAEDLSEIRTLHDAEYREQILEETLKRLRVRKQVLEEYDSSATILQLPTATTNIHELVTGSPHNILVDWLLQGDPQVQIVNFLNSNGSLPLRDQPAESRFDAIASQSALVSGQNRSVDEHRSTGKGLEDDNNGLQRQELGQVIDVNFSAWKDFYPTASSSGRGLYMSSQFNPPPSILHPNQDQNQL